A part of Drosophila ananassae strain 14024-0371.13 chromosome 2R, ASM1763931v2, whole genome shotgun sequence genomic DNA contains:
- the LOC6507374 gene encoding zinc finger matrin-type protein 2, whose amino-acid sequence MSMRPDDHRRKWDKNEYEKLAAERLLNQVAPKEEEPVQRENLKRRDYKVDLDSKLGKSVVINKNTPTSQSGGYYCNVCDCVVKDSINFLDHINGKKHQRNLGMSMKVERSTVDQVKERFQQNKKKMEEKQKDYELERRLREAKEEEDRYKEHRKEKRKERKRKAEDNDEFASGGLPDDMAAIMGFSGFGGSKKNS is encoded by the exons ATGTCTATGCGACCAGACGACCATCGAAGGAAATGGGACAAGAACGAGTACGAGAAGCTGGCCGCCGAGCGCCTGCTCAACCAGGTGGCCCCCAAGGAAGAAG AGCCTGTTCAGAGGGAGAACCTGAAGAGACGAGACTATAAAGTGGATCTGGACAGTAAGCTGGGCAAGAGCGTggttataaacaaaaacacaccTACGTCACAATCCGGTGGATACTATTGTAATGTGTGCGACTGTGTGGTTAAGGACTCCATTAACTTCCTTGACCACATCAATGGCAAGAAGCATCAGCGGAACCTGGGCATGTCCATGAAGGTGGAGCGCAGCACCGTGGATCAGGTAAAGGAGCGCTTCCAGCAAAACAAGAAGAAGATGGAGGAGAAACAGAAAGACTACGAACTCGAGCGAAGATTGCGCGAGGCCAAGGAAGAGGAGGACAGGTACAAGGAGCACCGCAAGGAAAAGCGGAAAGAGCGCAAGCGGAAGGCCGAGGACAACGATGAATTCGCTTCTGGCGGTCTGCCCGATGATATGGCGGCCATCATGGGCTTCTCCGGCTTTGGCGGATCCAAAAAGAACTCGTAG
- the LOC6507682 gene encoding phosphatidylserine lipase ABHD16A → MSFLNYVFGPNLYMEYKGVPEPQRKIYDAGAAERFGEQILSTLSVIWSVGYYTSPIIATFLYRRGYLVADSMPALAKITTSVGLIVIISLFMRGLGRKQSRSYSNMMKALVHARQAKTAGDANSELRRFDIEFKAWPVDFDVKALTGDTKKPVVTASRKEPIKLATLPCELIAYMAINTFGLSLIYPGSVKLLQKFMRPMLISGRAKLIEDDNGIRYKIKTIDSNEIDALFIDNRNDNVGNGKTLVICSEGNAGFYEVGIMGTPVALKYSVLGWNHPGFAGSTGTPFPHQDKNAIDAVVQFAINNLGFSVEDIILYGWSIGGFSTLYAASVYPDVKGVVLDATFDDVLYLAIPRMPAALAGIVKVAIRNYCNLNNAELANEFNGPISFIRRTEDEIIAEENRIDTNRGNFLVLSVLKHRYPNIFGASQLSKAQSILSKPLEPYSIPSADEKLCMSRLITYASDEGKSFPMHIGTEYSDEVRNTMAVFLLRKHLRDYNSTHCTQLPGEFFTMPWDIPTEHGFVFT, encoded by the exons ATGAGTTTCTTAAACTATGTTTTTGGACCAAATCTCTATATGGAGTACAAGGGAGTTCCGGAACCGCAGCGCAAAATATACGATGCGGGGGCCGCTGAAAGATTCGGGGAACAGATTCTTTCCACA CTCTCGGTGATATGGTCGGTGGGCTATTACACATCGCCGATTATTGCCACATTCCTCTACAGACGCGGCTACCTGGTGGCCGACTCCATGCCGGCGCTGGCCAAGATTACCACCAGCGTGGGCCTCATCGTTATCATCTCTCTGTTCATGCGAGGCCTGGGCCGCAAGCAGTCGCGCTCTTATTCCAACATGATGAAGGCTCTGGTGCATGCCAGGCAGGCCAAAACTGCTGGGGATGCCAACAGCGAGCTGCGTCGCTTCGACATTGAGTTCAAGGCATGGCCCGTCGACTTCGACGTTAAGGCTCTCACTGG GGACACCAAGAAGCCAGTAGTTACAGCCAGCAGGAAGGAGCCAATCAAGTTGGCCACCTTACCCTGCGAATTGATTGCCTATATGGCCATTAACACCTTCGGGCTCTCCCTCATATATCCCGGCTCGGTGAAGCTGCTGCAGAAATTCATGA GACCCATGTTGATCTCGGGACGCGCCAAGCTCATTGAAGATGACAACGGCATCCGCTACAAAATTAAGACAATCGATTCGAACGAAATAGATGCGTTGTTTATTGACAACCGCAACGACAATGTCGGCAATGGCAAGACTCTGGTCATTTGCTCGGAGGGAAACGCCGGCTTTTACGAAGTGGGCATCATGGGCACTCCGGTGGCCTTAAAGTATTCAGTTCTTGGATGGAATCATCCTGGCTTTGCTGGCAGCACTGGCACCCCTTTTCCGCATCAGGACAAGAACGCTATCGATGCTGTTGTCCAGTTTGCCATTAACAATCTGGGTTTCTCGGTGGAGGATATAATCTTGTACGGCTGGAGCATTGGAGGCTTCAGTACCCTGTATGCTGCTTCCGTTTATCCAGATGTAAAGGGCGTTGTGTTGGACGCCACATTCGATGACGTTCTCTACTTGGCCATCCCTCGTATGCCGGCTGCCCTGGCTGGAATAGTAAAGGTTGCGATTCGTAACTATTGCAATCTAAACAACGCTGAGTTGGCAAATGAATTCAATGGACCTATATCATTTATTCGTCGTACAGAGGATGAGATCATTGCCGA AGAAAACCGCATTGACACCAACCGTGGAAACTTTTTGGTGTTGTCTGTGTTGAAACACCGGTACCCTAACATTTTCGGGGCATCTCAGTTGAGCAAGGCCCAGTCCATATTATCTAAACCATTGGAGCCTTACAGTATCCCCTCTGCCGACGAAAAGCTTTGCATGTCACGCCTTATTACTTATGCCTCCGATGAGGGCAAATCGTTCCCTATGCATATTGGAACCGAATACTCAGATGAAGTGCGCAACACTATGGCTGTATTCTTG ttgCGCAAGCATTTACGCGACTACAACTCTACACACTGCACCCAGCTGCCTGGCGAGTTTTTCACCATGCCGTGGGACATTCCCACCGAGCACGGATTCGTGTTCACCTAA